From the genome of uncultured Methanobacterium sp.:
ACATCATCCGGAAATTTCCCTGTCCTTGCCCAGCATTGCCATTGGAAGATCCACTGGTACTTGTAGTGCTACTGGTACTGTTAGTACTACTATTGGTGTCATTCAGATCAACGTTGGTTCTTAGAACCCCTGCAGCAGTTCCAACTCCAGATATCTGCTGGATCTCGGATACTTTAGTCTGATTGATTAACTGCTGGCCTCCCTGACCACCAGGAGCACCCCCTCCTGAAGAACCTTCAGGACCTCCACCCCCTCCGGTGGTCCCAGCAATCACTGTAAAATCTGCGGCATCTGCAGTGAGCGCTTGCTGTGTGGAAGCTGCCAGTCCATTTGTTACCAGACCAAGACCCAGTATGGTAGCAACTCCTATTGCAATACCTAGAATGGCCAGTAAACTCCGGCTTTTGTTCCTAAAAATGTTTTTGATAATTAAACTTCTAAATTTCATGTCCTATACTCTAAAAAAGACTTTAAAAGTAGTTTTTCCCAATTGACACCCGAGTTATACCAACTCTGTTCAGATTTAACCCGGTTTGTAATTTATCACGTTAATCTGTAGTTATCATATTATTTCAGTGTAGAAAATTTGAGTGTAAAAAGAATATCTAGAAGTAAAAACATTAAAGACAGATAATAAGTTATTGGTTTATTTAATGGGAGGTTTTTGTGGATTGCTTATTTAATATGATATAACTGAAATTGATACAAATTAATAGTTGAATTCATAGAATGATTAATGGTTTATCTGGACATTTTTTCCCAACAAGAACTAAACTGGATTAGTATGGGTGCGGGGTGATCATAATGGAAAAGAAAAAGAAGATAGCATGGGGAATTACCGGTGCCGGTGATAAAATACTGGAAACAATGAAAGTCATGGAAAAAATACGATTAGAATTCGAAGACCAGGTGGATATAGAGGTATTCATATCCAAATCGGGGGATCAAGTCGTTAAATATTATGGGATATCCAATGACATAGAAAGCAACTTTGACCGGGTATGGGTTGAAATCAATGCCAACGCTCCATTTTTAGCAGGAAATATTCAGTTAGGTAAATATGAGTTCATGCTGATTGCTCCGGCCACCTCCAATACTGTGGCCAAAATCGCCATGAGAATGGGAGACACTCTCATCTCCAATGCAGCAATAATGGGTCAAAAAGCCGATGTTCCCATTTACATATTACCCTCTGATGTTGAAGAGGGTGTGACTATTACCCAGCTTCCAGATGGAAAAGATTTGAAAATTACAATTAGGAAAGAAGATGTGGAGCACGTGGAAAAATTGGCCAAGATGTACGAAACTTATATTTTAAAAGAACCTAATGAAATGGTGGAAGTGTTCCGGAAGCATTTTCGCTGAATGACCTACATACAACACTATGAACAACTGATTAACCGTTAAAATTAGGAATAGGATATTATCAAATAAGGTCACAGGGACAACCATGGAAACAAAGCGTTTATTTTTCTTCAGTTTAGGTGCTATTTTACTTGGACTAGGGGCTGTAGGAGTGGTTCTTCCAGTATTACCCACCACTCCCCTGGTTTTAGCTTCATTTTTTTGCTTTACCAAAAGTTCCAAAAGGGCAGAAAGATGGATTCTTAGTAACCGTTATTTTGGAAGTTATATAGAAAATTACCAGACCAAACAGGGAATACCACTGGATATTAAAATTAAAAGCATTGTTTTTTTATGGGTCACGTTAATGGTATCATGTTACCTTTTCCAGGACAGAAGTTATCTTCTTATTATATTACCAACCGTGGGATTGGCTGTAACCCTGCATATCATTTTACTTAAAACCAAAAAATCAGCTGGGAATCAATGCATCCTGAAAACACATTCTGGGCAGATATAATCCATAGAAAAAGGATCTATCATTGAATAAATAGGATTTTAAATAAATAGATCACCTATACTTGCATAACACATAAATTTACTCTTTTTAAATTAGGGATCATCCCAATATGCATGACACTTACGGTTCCATAGAATCTAGACCTTAAATTGAACTCATCTGGCACGTGATAACTCCCCTTGGCATGATTCACATCAAGAATGATTATCTCATCCTGAGAATTGGAATAAATTTGGAGATATATCTAATATGTAACTCTTTTGTTTTTATACCAATATTTCGTTTTTATTACTGTATAATAATATAGAACTAGTAACTTTGAAAATGTAATTAATGTTATGGCCCTTGGCAAAAAGGATGTAATCAATTTTGCACTTAAAGCTGTTAACACGAACGCGATGTTATTATAAAGTTTTAATTTCAAATAGATTAAGAGAGTCTTAAAAATGGTTTAAGGGTGTGGGGAAAAGATGGATCGACACTATAAAGTAATTTTTGAAGCATTATTATCAGTTTTGATAATAATTGAACTCTTATTTTTGGTTTTAGTATCTATCGGATTTATTGCAGGTATAAAAACCGGCTCTGTTTATGCTTTCGGTAATTGGGATATAATAATTGGCATCCTTATTCTGATTGATTTTGTACTCTTTAGAGTTATAAGGGGGGACAATCAGAATAGCTGGGATTTTATTCAAGAAAATTGGGTTTATATAATTGCCAGTGTTCCTTTATTCTTTATCTGTTTCAATATATTCCATTTAATGGATTTTAAGATATTCGTAGGATTAATTGGAATAATAAGGATCTATGCACTCTTCAGAGTCCTTCAAATAACCTCGGGGGAGGTCCGTAAATATCCTCAAAAAACTAAATTGGATTATGCTACCTTTGTGCTGTTGCTGGTCATTATATTGGGCTCATACCTATTTTTTATAGTTGAAAGCGGGGTTAACCCCGAGGTTCCCAGTTATGAAGCTGCAATCTGGTATGCAATTGTTTCCATGACCACTGTCGGTTATGGGGATATAGTTCCAGTCACGTTAATTGGCCATATAATAGGGACAATTCTTATATTAACTGGAATGGGATATCTGAGTTTAGTCACAGCCACTTTAGCTTTTTCTTTCATTGAAATATTTAGAAAAGAAAGTAAAAAAGCATCTAATAAGCTTGGAAAAACTGCAGAAGGGCTTAAGGAAAGTTTTGATAGTCATGAAGAAAAAATTGATAAAGTCCTGAAGAGAATGGATGAAATCGAGAATAAACTTGATGAAATGGAAAATAAACGTCAATAATTTCTATTTGCAGTTTAAACTATTTCATATACTTTTTACAGAGATTTTCAGTTATAGGCATGGTTTGTTGATTTATTTTTTTGGTAACTACTAGTTTTTAGAAATCTTTTTATAGTTATTCTATATATAGAATATAATATGGTTAGAATATCGGACTTGGAAGCATCCATTTTGGGCCTGATTTACGAGGAACCACAGCACGGTTACCAGCTTGAAAAGACCATTGAAGGATGGGGAATGCGTAATTGGACAACTATAGGGTTTTCATCCATTTATTACGTCTTAAAGAAGTTGGAGAAGAAGGAACTGGTCTCATCAAAACTGGAAAAAGTGGAAGGAAAACCATCACGAAAGGTTTTCACCATCACTGACCTTGGAAGGAAAACCATGGAAGAAAAGATCCGTGATCTTCTCTCCTGGAATAAAAAAATAATTTCACCCATTGACCTGGGCCTGGCTTATCTTAACTATCTCCAACCAGAGGAAGTCATCAAATGCCTGGAAAATTATACAGAATCAGCACAGGGCAGGATCAAATTCCTGGAAAGTTCGGTGAAGACACAGGAAGAATTAGGGGCCCCATACTATGTGGTGGCACTTTTTAGCAGGCCACTGGCAAGTCTTAAAACAGAAATGGCCTGGGTGGAAGAATTCATTGAAAAAATTAAAAAAGAGGAGAATCTTTGAAAAGAACATCCTTTGAAATCTTAGATTAATCCTGAAAATTTTAAAACCACGTTATGAGGTGAAATGATGGAAATAAAGGAGAAAAAGATGGAAAAAAGACAGGTAGCATATATACTCTATAAAGGATCCTATGAAGAAGTACCAGTACTGATGGGGGAACTAGTGGGTTTTTTAATGGCCAAAGGCCTGCAGATGATGGGTCCACCATTTGGAGTTTACTACAACAGTCCTGAAGAAGTGCCAGTTGAAGAACTGCAGTACGAGGTGGGAATGCCATTTGCAGGAGATGCAAAAGAAGAGGGACGTGTGAAAATCAAAACAGAACCTGAGCAACTGGTTCTTTCAACTGTTTATAAAGGTCCTTACAGTGGATGCGGTATGGCAATTGGAGCACTGGCTGAATACGCCTATAAAAATGGCTATGAAATCATTGGTCCGCCTGTGGAAACCTACATTTCCGATCCCAATGAAACCCCAGAAAACGAGCTTATAACTGAAATGTGCTTTCCAGTGATGAAAAAATAACCATTAAATGTTTATCATCGTTCTTTTTTATTTTTTTAAATTCAGGGATGAAAATATAATATTTCAGGATTAAAATTCAGCATTATATACATATTCCCACCCTGGGAATGGTTTTACTAAAACTTGGAAAAAATGAAATAAAATACAAATTTAAAAAGGAGAAAATCATGCCTAAATTAGACTTAAAAAAGAAAGAAAAGCTGTTTTACTATCCATCCACTAAAGAAGTTTCGGTGGTGGATCTACCGGAGATGAAATTTTTAATGATTGATGGCCAGGGAGACCCTAATACTTCTCAAGAGTACCAGGATGCAATGGAAACATTGTTCCCGGTTTCATATAAAACTAAATTCACCAGTAAAAAGGAAAAATCCCAGGATTACGTGGTAATGCCTCTGGAAGGTCTGTGGTGGGTAGACAACATGGAAGAGTTCACTGTAGCTGATAAAAGTTCCTGGCAATGGACAGTGATGATCCGCCAACCCGATTTTATTAATGAAACTCTGATAAACAAGGCCATAGAAGAACTTGAAAAAAAGAAAGATTTACCCTCCCTATCCAAACTAAGATTCGAAACTTTTAAAGAGGGGAAAACTGTTCAAATAATGCATATTGGGCCTTATGGTGAAGCAGAAGCTCCAGCAGTTAATAAATTACATGAATACATTGAAAATCAAGGTTACCAGTTAAGGGGAAAACACCACGAAATATACATCAGTGACATGCGCAGAACCAAGCCTGAAAAGCTTAGAACAGTTATAAGGCAGCCTTTTGAATGATTATGGTATGATTCCATTAGGGTATGGTTCATAAAATGGGTTTTAGGGATATTTGAGTAAATTTACTAAAACAAGATGACTTATGTGTGATTGGAAATCCTATTTAAATGCAGATCCCATTCCATGGCTCATGGAAGAGGATAACCCTTCAGTTAGATATTTTACCCTGCTTGATATTCTGGATAAACCCCAAAATGACTCCCAGGTCACTTGCACCAGAGAAAAGATAATGGAAGTGGGTGTAGTTCCAAGAATACTGGCTAAACAGGAATCTGGTGGATACTGGGGGCTCCCTGAGAATTTTTATCTTCGTGGCAAGTATAAAGGAACTTCCTGGCAGCTTATAATATTGGCAGAGTTAGGAGCAGACCCTCAAGATGAAAGAATTAAAAATGCATGTGAATTCATCCTTGAAAACTCCCAGGATCCTGAAAGTGGTGCATTTTCATATATTAGTAGTAAAGAGGTAAGGGGTAGGAAATCTGCTAATAACCTAAGCAGTAACTCTGGTGGAGATCATGAAAGAGTCTTGCCCTGTCTCACAGCCAACATGACGTGGAGTCTTATTCGATTGGGATATCTGGATGATGAGAGGATTCAAAAAGCCATAAAATGGCTTATAAAATATCAAAGATTCGATGATGAACCAGGGAAAGCTCCCGATGAATGGCCATATAAACGATGGAAACAATGCTGGGGCAAGCGCACCTGTCACAGTATCATAATAAAAACCCTCAAAGCATTGGTAGAAATACCATTCAAAAAGTAGAACTCCTGAAATGGAGGATTACATATCCAGAGGCGCAGAACACATGCTCAATCACCATATTCACAAAAGAAGGCAGCCTCCAGTCAAGGGTAGTTTTAAATGGTTAGAATTCGGTTTTCCACTGATGTGGAATGTAGATGCCCTGGAAGTACTGGGCTTACTTACTAAATTAGGGTACCAAGATGAAAGGATGAATGAAGCCCTGAAAATCATGGTTTCCAAACAGAACCAGGAAGGCCAGTGGATCCTGGAGAACACCTTTAATGGACGATTCCAAACCAGTATCGAAAGAAAGGGAAAACCAAGTAAATGGATTACTTTAAATGCTTTAAGAGTTTTAAAACGATATTATTCCTATTTTGATTAAACAAGTTCTCAAAATTATGGTATCCCTAATCAACACCAGAATTAACAATATATGAATTAATTTGAGAATATTAAATTATGAAAAGAGATATACATTGTACAGTATGAACTCCTATGAAACCATTATCGCCATTGTATTAATGATTATTATTGGCTATGTATGCCGCAGATTTGAATTTTTAAGGCAGAAGATACTCAAACCATCAATAAGATTGTGGTATACATTGCCATGCCCTCTTTAATATTCCTGGCCATGTACCATGCAGATCTATCAAATTTCCAAACTTTTGGAACCATTACCCTTATTTGTATTGCAATGGGCCTTATATCTGGAATTCTGGCCTACATTTTCACCTACTTTAAGGGTTACCCTGCTAAAACTCGTTGGGGGGTGGTTGCAGCTTCCACCCTCTTTAACTCCGGATTTTTGGGATATCCTGTGGTTCTGGGTGTTTTTGGAGCTACCGGATTAGTGAGAGCAGTATTCTATGATGTGGGTTCCACCATACTATTCATTTCCTTCGGAATATTTTTCTTAATTCTTTACGGTGGCAGTTATCAGGATATTATCAAAAGATCGGTCTTATTTCCACCGTTACTGGCAGTTATCCTGGGAGTTATTGCCAATTTAGTTCATCTTCCACTGGGATCAGTTATTCCCAGCACCCTCACTTACCTGAGTGGTGCTGCAATACCCATGATAATGTTGGCGTTAGGTTTATCCCTGGAATTTAAGGGTATTAAAGAATATTTTGGCGTTGCTTCTTTTGTTACAGCACTCAAGTTAGTTATTTCACCATTAATTGCCCTGATTGTGGTGGGACTGGTGGGTTTCACAGGACTAGACCGGACAGTAACCATTGTGGAAGCGGGTATGCCCTCTGCAATGCTCAGTCTGGCCCTGGCCATCACCTACGATCTGGATATAAAAGTAACTGCAGCCTGCATATTCCTGAGCACAGCCCTCAGCATGATCTCCATCACGATTTTAATCTTATTTATATGAGGTTTTAATCCTATTAACAAAGCTTTAATCATGATAGCGGGTTTTAATCCTATTAATGAGTTTTAATCTGGATAGTGGGTTCTAATTTTATTAATGAGGTTTCCTGTTTATAAGGGGATTTTATTTTTTCATAAAAGTCCGTGATCAGGTGATAGTTTTTCAAGGATATTATAAGTATCTTTTCCGGGACTTTTTGACTTTTTAACAAGCGATAATTCTTTTTTTCAATTAATAGGCTTTTTATACCGTGTCATGGCAATCAAAACCAGTGCTACTCCCATGGCCAGTGCCCCAATAATAAATGCATTGTGCAGTCCCTGAGAGACCAGGGCTGGTGTTAATTTATCGCTGGTACTGGGCCCCACTGTGGTATAAACAACCATAGCTGCTGCAGTACCCAGAATTCCGGTTCCAAAACCATTACCGATCATGTTGGAAGTGTTAACCAGGCCTGATGCTATTCCCCTGTATTTGGATGGGCTTTCTGAAAGAATGAACTTAGTGTTAGGGGGGTTGAAAGTGGCCACTGAAGCCCCTAAAATCAAAAGTCCAATTGCAATATAGATTAAACTGCTGGAAGGGTTGAAAGTGGATAAAACCAGACACCCAATCACTCCAATTGCCGCACCCATAAGAGTAACCCTGTTAGGTGCGATTTTATCCGAAAGTACACCTGCCAGGGGGCCAACTATAATTATAGCAATGGGCATGAGGGTTAGCATCATACCAGAATAACTGGTACTCATTCCCTTTACCACCTCAAAGTAGAATGGTAAAAGCACCACTGCCCCGGCAAAGGGCATGTTGGAGAAAACATTAGCAGCACTGGCCAGGGATATCTCCCTCATCTTCAAAAAGTTAAGGTCAATCAGAGGTTCATGGGTTCGTGATTCCTGGAACACAAAGAGCGCCCAGAATATCACCGAGCAGATTATGCTACCCAGTATTATGGCAGATGTCCAACCATAATCCAGTCCCTTGTTAAGTGCGAAGATAAGGGTGCTCTGGGCAATGAAGATCATGACCACCCCGGGTATGTCCAGGGAACCTGGATGTTTCTCTGTTTCATGGAGCACGGCATAACCCAGTATGATGCCAATAATTCCGATGGGGACGTTGATAAAAAATATCCAGTGGAAGTTAATGTATTCAGTTATAAAACCTCCCAGTAACGGGCCCAGTGCCAACCCAAGGGAGCCGATTGTGGTGATGATTCCCAGATTTCGTCCTCGCTTGTTTTCAGGAAGGTATTGCAGTACC
Proteins encoded in this window:
- a CDS encoding GyrI-like domain-containing protein codes for the protein MMEIKEKKMEKRQVAYILYKGSYEEVPVLMGELVGFLMAKGLQMMGPPFGVYYNSPEEVPVEELQYEVGMPFAGDAKEEGRVKIKTEPEQLVLSTVYKGPYSGCGMAIGALAEYAYKNGYEIIGPPVETYISDPNETPENELITEMCFPVMKK
- a CDS encoding MFS transporter, giving the protein MLESLRDNQKLTLLVISLASFMSFLDISIVNVSLPTMAKYFGVTTNTILWTILIYIIVLSSFLIVFGKLAQQKGYKRVFLTGFLVFITGSALCAISTQFHELIIFRLMQAVGATMFSGIAAAMVLQYLPENKRGRNLGIITTIGSLGLALGPLLGGFITEYINFHWIFFINVPIGIIGIILGYAVLHETEKHPGSLDIPGVVMIFIAQSTLIFALNKGLDYGWTSAIILGSIICSVIFWALFVFQESRTHEPLIDLNFLKMREISLASAANVFSNMPFAGAVVLLPFYFEVVKGMSTSYSGMMLTLMPIAIIIVGPLAGVLSDKIAPNRVTLMGAAIGVIGCLVLSTFNPSSSLIYIAIGLLILGASVATFNPPNTKFILSESPSKYRGIASGLVNTSNMIGNGFGTGILGTAAAMVVYTTVGPSTSDKLTPALVSQGLHNAFIIGALAMGVALVLIAMTRYKKPIN
- a CDS encoding AEC family transporter, which translates into the protein MPSLIFLAMYHADLSNFQTFGTITLICIAMGLISGILAYIFTYFKGYPAKTRWGVVAASTLFNSGFLGYPVVLGVFGATGLVRAVFYDVGSTILFISFGIFFLILYGGSYQDIIKRSVLFPPLLAVILGVIANLVHLPLGSVIPSTLTYLSGAAIPMIMLALGLSLEFKGIKEYFGVASFVTALKLVISPLIALIVVGLVGFTGLDRTVTIVEAGMPSAMLSLALAITYDLDIKVTAACIFLSTALSMISITILILFI
- a CDS encoding YbaN family protein; its protein translation is METKRLFFFSLGAILLGLGAVGVVLPVLPTTPLVLASFFCFTKSSKRAERWILSNRYFGSYIENYQTKQGIPLDIKIKSIVFLWVTLMVSCYLFQDRSYLLIILPTVGLAVTLHIILLKTKKSAGNQCILKTHSGQI
- a CDS encoding PadR family transcriptional regulator — its product is MVRISDLEASILGLIYEEPQHGYQLEKTIEGWGMRNWTTIGFSSIYYVLKKLEKKELVSSKLEKVEGKPSRKVFTITDLGRKTMEEKIRDLLSWNKKIISPIDLGLAYLNYLQPEEVIKCLENYTESAQGRIKFLESSVKTQEELGAPYYVVALFSRPLASLKTEMAWVEEFIEKIKKEENL
- the afpA gene encoding archaeoflavoprotein AfpA, with amino-acid sequence MEKKKKIAWGITGAGDKILETMKVMEKIRLEFEDQVDIEVFISKSGDQVVKYYGISNDIESNFDRVWVEINANAPFLAGNIQLGKYEFMLIAPATSNTVAKIAMRMGDTLISNAAIMGQKADVPIYILPSDVEEGVTITQLPDGKDLKITIRKEDVEHVEKLAKMYETYILKEPNEMVEVFRKHFR
- a CDS encoding GyrI-like domain-containing protein; the encoded protein is MPKLDLKKKEKLFYYPSTKEVSVVDLPEMKFLMIDGQGDPNTSQEYQDAMETLFPVSYKTKFTSKKEKSQDYVVMPLEGLWWVDNMEEFTVADKSSWQWTVMIRQPDFINETLINKAIEELEKKKDLPSLSKLRFETFKEGKTVQIMHIGPYGEAEAPAVNKLHEYIENQGYQLRGKHHEIYISDMRRTKPEKLRTVIRQPFE
- a CDS encoding potassium channel family protein → MDRHYKVIFEALLSVLIIIELLFLVLVSIGFIAGIKTGSVYAFGNWDIIIGILILIDFVLFRVIRGDNQNSWDFIQENWVYIIASVPLFFICFNIFHLMDFKIFVGLIGIIRIYALFRVLQITSGEVRKYPQKTKLDYATFVLLLVIILGSYLFFIVESGVNPEVPSYEAAIWYAIVSMTTVGYGDIVPVTLIGHIIGTILILTGMGYLSLVTATLAFSFIEIFRKESKKASNKLGKTAEGLKESFDSHEEKIDKVLKRMDEIENKLDEMENKRQ